A portion of the Carya illinoinensis cultivar Pawnee chromosome 11, C.illinoinensisPawnee_v1, whole genome shotgun sequence genome contains these proteins:
- the LOC122281732 gene encoding stem-specific protein TSJT1, which translates to MLAIFHKAFAHPPEELNSPASYNGAKKPKLPEETLNDFLSRHPHSTSSMSFADAAVLAYDRPDPPCQLRQRLFCGFEDIYCLFLGSLNNLFSLIKQYGLSKGTNEAMFVIEAYRTLRDRGPYPADQVIKDLDGSFAFVVYDSKTGTVFAALGSDGGVKLYWGIAADGSVVISDDLEVIKAGCAKSFAPFPTGCMFHSEGGLMSFEHPMNKMKAMPRVDSEGAMCGANFKVDKYTRVNSIPRVGSESNWTQWDSR; encoded by the exons atgttGGCTATATTTCATAAGGCTTTTGCTCACCCCCCTGAGGAGCTCAACAGTCCTGCATCATACAATGGCGCTAAGAAGCCTAAGCTTCCCGAGGAAACTCTCAATGATTTCCTCTCTCGTCATCCTCACAGCACTTCCTCCATGAGCTTTGCAGATGCAGCTGTGCTTGCTTATGATCGCCCTGACCCTCCTTGCCAACTTCGTCAAAG GTTGTTCTGTGGGTTTGAAGATATCTACTGCCTGTTCTTGGGGAGCTTGAATAACCTATTCTCACTCATTAAGCAGTACGGTCTATCGAAGGGCACGAACGAGGCCATGTTTGTGATCGAAGCGTACAGGACCCTTCGAGACCGGGGACCGTACCCAGCGGACCAGGTTATCAAGGATCTTGATGGCAGCTTTGCCTTTGTTGTCTACGACAGCAAGACTGGAACTGTCTTTGCTGCACTG GGTTCTGATGGTGGAGTTAAGCTGTACTGGGGTATTGCCGCTGATGGCTCTGTGGTGATTTCTGATGATTTGGAGGTCATAAAAGCGGGCTGTGCCAAATCATTTGCTCCCTTCCCAACAG GGTGTATGTTCCACAGTGAGGGAGGCTTGATGAGCTTTGAGCATCCAATGAACAAGATGAAAGCAATGCCAAGGGTAGACAGTGAAGGGGCCATGTGTGGGGCCAACTTCAAGGTTGATAAGTACACAAGGGTCAATAGCATTCCGCGTGTGGGAAGTGAATCCAATTGGACCCAGTGGGATTCACGTTAG
- the LOC122281731 gene encoding ribosome biogenesis protein BRX1 homolog 2, with protein MGKKRKHSETEVAPPKKDVSAEERPKRTLLGWKDKAEEVKKESDSMGFRNKEKVLVTCSRRINFRYRHLMLNIVSLLPHCKKDNKVESKASKGTTLNELVELKSCSSCLFFECRKHQDLYLWMAKCPNGPSVKFLVNAVHTMEELKLTGNHLKGSRPILTFSDNFDKDAHWKLLKELIIQIFGIPKEHRKSKPYHDHVFVFSIVDDHIWFRNYQISVPHNEADKVPRGGLENMTLVEVGPRFCLNPIKIFAGSFGGPTLYENPFYISPNQIRALEKRKKAGKYAKKVKAKTRRKMHELSNPLEPDEFAEMWKE; from the exons atggggaagaaaagaaaacacagTGAGACGGAGGTGGCACCGCCAAAGAAGGATGTGAGTGCTGAAGAGAGACCTAAAAGGACGCTATTGGGTTGGAAAGATAAGGCTGAAGAagtaaagaaagaaagtgattCCATGGGTTTCAGGAACAAGGAGAAGGTTCTGGTCACTTGCTCGCGCCGCATTAATTTCAG GTACCGGCATTTGATGTTGAATATAGTGTCGCTCTTGCCCCACTGTAAGAAGGATAACAAGGTCGAGTCGAAGGCTAGTAAGGGCACCACTTTGAACGAGCTGGTCGAGCTAAAGAGTTGCTCTTCCTGTCTTTTTTTTGAG TGCAGGAAACATCAAGATCTTTATCTATGGATGGCAAAATGTCCCAATGGGCCATCTGTCAAATTTTTAGTTAATGCTG TGCACACAATGGAGGAATTGAAGCTTACTGGAAACCATCTGAAAGGGTCTCGTCCTATTTTGACATTCTCAGACAATTTTGATAAAGATGCCCATTGGAAACTTTTGAAAGAGTTGATAATTCAG ATATTTGGAATACCAAAGGAACACAGGAAATCTAAGCCTTATCATGATCATGTATTTGTTTTCTCCATTGTTGATGACCACATATGGTTCCGGAATTACCAG ATATCTGTACCTCATAATGAAGCAGATAAAGTACCTCGAGGGGGCCTAGAGAATATGACCCTTGTTGAG GTTGGTCCACGATTCTGCTTGAACCCAATCAAAATATTTGCTGGCAGCTTTGGAGGCCCTACCCTCTATGAGAATCCATTTTACATATcaccaaatcag ATTCGAGCTttggagaaaaggaaaaaggctGGGAAGTATGCAAAGAAAGTCAAAGCAAAGACAAGAAGGAAGATGCATGAGCTATCGAATCCACTGGAGCCTGATGAGTTTGCAGAAATGTGGAAAGAATGA
- the LOC122280803 gene encoding protein FAR1-RELATED SEQUENCE 5-like: MHGGHAPMPHALLPPFLPCPNANPSSWTCQENLMPEFQSSAPPSLIGTPSASSSRVEEIQEPTPDSREVEIFSTSSESEDNNEAERENTVHNEGADIIEEPKVGMVFKSQDELVAYYKGYGKQCGFGIMTQRSHRFEDGSLRYITLCCSRGGKARNRTTNVARPRPTSKTDCKAKINATFMDGVFKLLSVHNSHNHSVSPQKSRFFRCNREVSESVKRVLDTNDQAGIRLNKSFAALVQEAGGFENLPFSEKDCRNYIDKARHLRLGKGGAEALRQYFARMQYKNDGFFSDIDHDDDGRLKNVFWADARSRAAYKYWGDVVTFDTTYLTNRYGMPFAPFVGVNHHGQSILLGAGLISNEDTETFAWLFQTWLNCMDGEAPKAIITDQDRAMKNAIALVFPNTRHRYCLWHILKKVPEKLGSHHAYKTGLKTSLMKCVYDSQTIVEFENSWNVLITTYNLQENAWLHSLYDEREFWVPVFLKEIFWAGMSTTQRSESMNAFFDGYVHSRTNLKEFVDQFDNALRKKIENENGADFHSFHVTIPVVSISPLEKIFQNIYTNAKFREVQKEIIGMVGVLPSLHRKDGVIATYHVEDEVAVDDFIKEVTQTVYFNEAECDVKCSCALFEMRGILCRHVLAIMRVNKVKRVPEKYILDRWRKDIKRTYTLIRSSYDSVDARPEVSRYSRIMKVCYEVATNAASSDKNAEDMIHKLHEMNLGYLTNKLPLQTSSNVAVTPVNTTIEGSSKKVLSPRQVRGKGRPPFLRKKSMIERVRPTTKKATQQRKRKQPHGAETCRNLFGHVDIGTEETIHIQQPQNTTEVLEYGGTQFGFAMSDTQESVHIGVDIHQLEPLSGTQTWL, from the exons ATGCATGGGGGCCATGCACCAATGCCACATGCTCTGTTACCACCTTTCTTACCTTGTCCTAATGCCAACCCATCGTCATGGACTTGTCAG GAAAACCTTATGCCAGAATTTCAGTCATCAGCTCCCCCCTCTTTGATTGGTACTCCATCTGCAAGCTCCAGCCGTGTTGAAGAAATTCAAGAGCCCACACCTGACTCGAGGGAGGTTGAAATATTCTCTACATCCTCTGAATCCGAAGATAACAATGAGGCCGAGAGGGAAAATACAGTGCATAATGAGGGGGCCGATATCATTGAGGAGCCGAAAGTGGGGATGGTCTTCAAATCTCAAGACGAGTTAGTGGCATATTATAAAGGTTATGGGAAACAATGCGGTTTTGGGATAATGACTCAAAGGAGTCATAGGTTTGAGGATGGGAGCCTCAGATATATCACGCTTTGTTGTTCTCGTGGTGGGAAGGCACGGAACCGTACGACAAATGTTGCGAGGCCGCGTCCGACGTCAAAGACTGACTGTAAGGCAAAGATAAATGCTACGTTCATGGATGGAGTTTTCAAGTTGTTGAGTGTTCACAATTCCCACAATCACAGCGTAAGTCCACAGAAGTCCAGATTCTTTCGCtgtaatagagaagtgagcGAGTCTGTTAAGAGAGTATTAGATACAAATGATCAAGCTGGCATTAGACTAAACAAGAGTTTTGCAGCACTTGTGCAAGAAGCGGGTGGGTTTGAGAACTTGCCTTTCAGTGAGAAAGATTGCAGAAATTATATTGATAAGGCACGCCACCTTCGACTTGGGAAAGGTGGCGCTGAAGCCCTTCGTCAGTATTTTGCTAGGATGCAGTACAAAAATGATGGATTCTTTTCAGACATCGACCACGATGATGATGGAAGGTTGAAGAATGTCTTCTGGGCAGATGCACGGAGCAGGGCAGCCTATAAATATTGGGGTGATGTTGTGACATTTGACACCACATACCTGACAAATAGGTATGGAATGCCGTTTGCAccgtttgttggtgtaaaccaccatggtcAGTCAATCCTTCTGGGGGCAGGATTGATTTCTAACGAGGATACGGAAACATTTGCATGGCTGTTTCAGACTTGGCTAAACTGTATGGATGGGGAAGCGCCAAAGGCCATTATCACAGATCAAGATAGAGCTATGAAGAATGCAATTGCTCTTGTCTTCCCCAATACAAGACACAGATATTGTTTGTGGCATATTCTTAAAAAAGTACCTGAGAAACTTGGTTCCCATCATGCATACAAAACTGGGTTGAAAACTAGTTTGATGAAGTGTGTGTATGACTCTCAAACCATTGTGGAATTTGAAAATAGTTGGAATGTGTTAATTACCACTTACAATTTGCAAGAAAATGCTTGGTTGCATAGTTTATATGATGAGCGTGAGTTCTGGGTACCAGTATTCTTGAAAGAAATCTTTTGGGCTGGGATGAGTACAACACAAcgaagcgagagcatgaatgctttcTTTGATGGCTACGTACACTCAAGGacaaacttaaaagagtttgtCGATCAATTTGATAATGCATTGAGAAAGaagattgaaaatgaaaatggggCGGACTTCCATTCATTCCACGTCACAATTCCCGTCGTCTCGATCTCTCCTCTTGAAAAGATATTTCAGAACATATACACAAATGCtaaatttagagaagttcaAAAAGAGATAATCGGGATGGTTGGTGTTCTTCCAAGTCTACATCGAAAAGATGGTGTAATCGCAACGTAtcatgtagaagatgaagttgcTGTTGATGATTTCATCAAAGAGGTGACCCAAACAGTGTACTTCAATGAGGCTGAATGTGATGTAAAGTGTTCATGCGCACTGTTTGAAATGAGAGGCATATTGTGTCGACATGTATTGGCTATTATGAGAGTTAACAAAGTGAAAAGAGTGccagaaaaatacatattagatCGATGGAGAAAGGACATTAAACGGACATACACTCTTATTCGAAGTTCTTATGACTCAGTTGATGCGAGGCCAGAAGTGAGTAGATATTCACGAATCATGAAGGTATGCTACGAGGTTGCCACAAATGCAGCGTCATCTGATAAGAATGCCGAGGATATGATACATAAGTTACATGAAATGAACCTCGGCTACCTCACCAACAAGTTGCCCCTTCAAACTTCTTCCAACGTTGCAGTTACACCTGTCAATACCACCATAGAGGGGAGTTCAAAAAAAGTACTGAGTCCCCGTCAAGTGAGAGGGAAAGGCAGACCACCATTTCTCAGGAAGAAATCAATGATTGAGCGGGTCAGACCGACAACGAAGAAGGCTACTCAACAGAGAAAACGTAAACAG cCTCATGGAGCAGAAACATGCAGAAATTTATTTGGACATGTAGATATTGGGACTGAAGAGACAATTCACATTCAG CAACCACAAAATACTACAGAGGTGTTGGAATATGGTGGAACCCAGTTTGGTTTTGCAATGAGTGATACTCAAGAAAGT GTACATATTGGAGTAGATATTCACCAATTGGAACCGTTGTCTGGGACACAGACATGGTTATAA
- the LOC122280804 gene encoding uncharacterized protein LOC122280804, with product MRLIKKQICVPLLSSLPLPLPLPNPTLSLLPSPSSPPPEPFPFSFSFSSLLLPLPLPLPFHIFCLDFSSSSSIPHHSPKSLRLQPSPSLSHSLDLSLTTVGLYFSRSLSLSLSQTVAWVSLSLTLTISLRPQLQDQLRRGSRLSKTELPAAASYNANSSSSLGNRTLVNNPICACGQPASLRTSTTMTNPGRSFFGCPKYNKQGLPHCNYFKWADISEEIEIERMKIEILRLRNEQELRRREEEILKRELEVHNDRLDIQKQRADIRHERTLLRSYCVILILIVMYFVRP from the exons ATGCGTTTAATAAAGAAGCAGATATGCGTTCCCCTTCTCTCCTCCCTTCCCCTTCCTCTCCCCCTCCCGAACCCTACCCTTTCTCTCCTCCCTTCCCCTTCCTCTCCCCCTCCCGAACCCTTCCCTTTCTCCTTCTCGTTCTCCTCCCttctccttccccttccccttccccttccctttcatatattttgtttagatttttcttcttcttcatccattCCGCACCATTCTCCCAAATCCCTCCGTCTTCAACCtagcccctctctctctcactctctcgaCCTCTCTCTCACCACCGTGGGTCTCTatttctctcgctctctctctctctctctctcacagacgGTGGcgtgggtctctctctctctcactctcactatCTCTCTTCGGCCACAGCTCCAAGATCAACTTCGGCGTGGGTCTCGACTCTCCAAGACGGAG CTCCCAGCTGCAGCTAGTTATAATG CAaattcttcatcttctcttgGTAACCGTACTTTGGTGAACAACCCAATATGCGCTTGTGGCCAACCCGCTTCACTTAGAACTTCAACTACGATGACAAATCCGGGACGATCATTCTTTGGGTGTCCAAAGTATAATAAACAG GGATTACCACATTGCAACTACTTCAAATGGGCAGATATcagtgaggaaattgaaatagaACGTATGAAGATCGAAATTCTGAGGTTAAGAAATGAGCAAGAGCttcgaagaagagaggaagagattttgaagaggGAGTTGGAAGTCCACAATGATCGACTGGATATTCAAAAGCAACGAGCAGACATCCGACATGAACGCACACTTCTTCGTAGCTATtgtgtgattttaattttaattgtaatgTACTTCGTACGACCATAG
- the LOC122282714 gene encoding lanC-like protein GCR2, producing MADRFFTNELPDFEEETAENEAASERARDSLSKLLHLPYRSLSERLKTSALDLKEAVVRETWGLSAKRVHDYTLYTGALGTAYFVFKAYQVTKNQNDLKLCSELVKACDSASVDSGRVTFMCGRAGVCALGAVIAKHADDKRLLDHYLTQFKAIKLPSDLPNELLYGRAGFLWACSFLNKHIGKDTISASRTRTVVNDIIKAGRRLSSKGKCPLMYEWHGKRYWGAAHGLAGIMHVLMDMELKPDEVEDVKGTLRYMMKNRFPSGNYPSSEGRESDRLVHWCHGAPGVALTLMKAAEAFGADEFLQAAVDAGEVVWHRGLLKRVGICHGISGNTYVFLSLFRLTGNVKYLHRAKAFACLLLDRAQKLISEGKMHGGDRPYSLFEGMGGMAYLFLDMTEPSETRFPGYEL from the exons ATGGCAGACCGTTTCTTCACAAACGAACTGCCGGATTTCGAAGAAGAGACAGCAGAGAACGAAGCAGCCTCTGAGAGAGCCCGCGACTCACTTTCAAAACTCTTACATCTTCCCTACAGATCACTCTCCGAGAGGCTCAAAACTTCAGCGCTAGACCTCAAAGAAGCG GTGGTGAGGGAGACATGGGGACTGAGTGCAAAGCGTGTTCACGATTATACTCTCTACACCGGTGCTCTTGGGACGGCATACTTCGTTTTTAAAGCTTACCAAGTTACCAAGAATCAGAATGATCTCAAACTGTGCTCTGAGCTTGTCAAGGCTTGTGATTCAGCTTCTGTAGATTCTGG GCGTGTGACGTTTATGTGTGGAAGGGCTGGCGTTTGTGCTCTTGGGGCTGTCATAGCGAAGCATGCTGATGACAAAAGGCTGCTTGATCACTACTTGACACAGTTTAAAGCG ATTAAACTGCCCAGTGATCTGCCAAATGAATTATTATATGGGAGAGCAGGATTCTTGTGGGCCTGTTCATTCTTAAACAAGCATATTGGTAAAGACACTATATCTGCTTCCCGAACa AGAACTGTGGTGAATGATATAATAAAGGCTGGTAGAAGACTCTCAAGCAAGGGAAAATGTCCATTGATGTATGAATGGCATGGGAAGAGGTACTGGGGTGCTGCCCATGGACTGGCAGGGATTATGCATGTTTTGATGGACATGGAACTGAAACCAGATGAGGTGGAGGATGTCAAGGGCACCCTACGTTATATGATGAAGAATCGTTTCCCTAGTGGCAATTATCCTTCAAGTGAAGGAAGGGAATCAGACCGTCTGGTGCACTGGTGCCATGGTGCTCCTGGAGTTGCTCTTACCCTTATGAAAGCAGCTGAG GCTTTTGGAGCTGATGAGTTTCTGCAAGCAGCTGTGGATGCGGGAGAGGTGGTATGGCACAGGGGTCTACTTAAGCGAGTGGGAATTTGCCATGGCATCAGCGGGAACACTTACGTGTTTCTATCACTCTTCCGATTAACTGGTAATGTAAAGTACTTACACAGGGCAAAAGCATTTGCTTGCCTTCTGCTGGATAGGGCACAAAAACTTATATCGGAGGGGAAGATGCATGGAGGTGATCGTCCTTATTCCCTGTTTGAAGGTATGGGAGGAATGGCTTATCTTTTCTTGGACATGACTGAACCATCTGAAACCAGGTTCCCTGGATATGAGCTTTGA
- the LOC122282715 gene encoding protochlorophyllide reductase, chloroplastic translates to MALQASFLVSSSFSIPKEGKCSASSKDSSLFGVSLSELVKADFSSSALRCQREFKQRVGTVRAQTVTTTPAVNKTTPEGKKTLRKGSVVITGASSGLGLATAKALAETGKWHVIMACRDFLKAERAAKSAGIAKENYTIMHLDLASLDSVRQFVDNFRRSGRPLDVLVCNAAVYLPTAKEPTYTAEGFELSVGTNHLGHFLLSRLLLEDLNKSDYPSKRLIIVGSITGNTNTLAGNVPPKANLGDMRGLAGGLTGLNTSAMIDGGDFDGAKAYKDSKVCNMLTMQEFHRRYHEDTGITFASLYPGCIATTGLFREHIPLFRLLFPPFQKYITKGFVSEEESGKRLAQVVSDPSLTKSGVYWSWNKDSASFENQLSQEASNADKARKVWEISEKLVGLA, encoded by the exons ATGGCTCTCCAGGCTTCCTTTCTGGTTTCCTCTTCCTTCTCCATCCCAAAAGAG GGCAAGTGCAGTGCATCCTCCAAGGATTCGAGTCTATTTGGAGTTTCACTCTCAGAGCTTGTCAAAGCTGACTTCAGCTCTTCTGCATTAAGGTGTCAG AGGGAATTTAAGCAAAGAGTCGGGACGGTTCGTGCTCAGACAGTGACTACAACTCCAGCAGTCAATAAGACTACaccagaggggaagaaaactctCAGAAAGGGCAGTGTTGTGATTACTGGTGCCTCCTCTGGATTGGGTCTGGCCACGGCCAAGGCTCTGGCTGAAACTGGAAAATGGCACGTAATTATGGCATGTAGGGATTTTCTGAAGGCCGAAAGAGCTGCTAAATCAGCTGGCATTGCCAAGGAAAATTATACCATAATGCACTTAGACCTTGCCTCACTTGACAGTGTCCGTCAATTTGTAGATAACTTCCGGAGGTCCGGCCGGCCACTTGATGTGTTAGTCTGCAATGCAGCCGTTTATTTGCCAACTGCTAAGGAGCCTACATATACTGCTGAAGGGTTTGAGCTTAGTGTTGGCACTAACCACCTTGGTCACTTCCTTCTCTCACGGTTACTGCTTGAGGACCTGAACAAATCTGACTACCCATCAAAGCGTCTCATCATTGTGGGCTCAATTACTG GGAACACAAATACCTTGGCTGGAAATGTACCTCCTAAGGCCAACCTCGGGGATATGAGGGGACTTGCAGGGGGCTTAACTGGGCTAAACACTTCGGCCATGATTGATGGTGGAGACTTTGATGGTGCCAAGGCCTACAAGGACAGCAAAGTCTGCAACATGCTCACCATGCAAGAGTTCCACAGGCGCTACCACGAGGATACAGGCATAACATTTGCTTCCCTTTACCCGGGTTGCATTGCCACAACAGGCTTGTTTAGGGAGCACATTCCCTTGTTCAGGCTCCTCTTCCCACCATTCCAGAAATATATCACCAAGGGCTTTGTCTCTGAAGAAGAATCTGGGAAAAGACTCGCTCAG GTTGTGAGCGATCCGAGCTTAACAAAGTCTGGTGTTTACTGGAGCTGGAACAAGGATTCTGCTTCATTTGAGAACCAGTTATCTCAAGAAGCTAGCAATGCAGATAAGGCTCGGAAAGTGTGGGAAATCAGTGAGAAACTTGTTGGTTTGGCCTAA